In the genome of Coraliomargarita algicola, one region contains:
- a CDS encoding superoxide dismutase [Ni], whose product MKALYILTFTFVSLFSAASLSAHCQVPCGIYGDELKFGELEQHVETIAKAAKSIREIAGKETLSAQDQQQLIRWTNNKESHAQKIIDETANYFLAQRIKPGADHYAEKLEVLHHIIVYSMKSKQSVEAEPVETLSAKLAAFKGLYLDHSHEHHTH is encoded by the coding sequence ATGAAAGCACTCTATATACTTACCTTCACATTCGTCTCTCTATTCTCGGCAGCATCGCTGAGCGCTCACTGCCAAGTACCATGCGGCATCTACGGCGACGAACTGAAATTCGGCGAGCTAGAACAACATGTCGAAACAATCGCAAAAGCAGCTAAGAGTATTCGCGAAATCGCAGGTAAAGAGACACTCAGTGCGCAGGACCAACAGCAATTGATCCGTTGGACCAATAACAAAGAAAGCCATGCGCAAAAGATCATTGATGAAACGGCCAATTACTTCCTAGCACAGCGCATCAAGCCCGGCGCAGACCACTACGCTGAAAAATTGGAAGTGCTGCACCACATCATCGTCTACTCAATGAAATCCAAGCAAAGTGTAGAGGCCGAACCGGTTGAAACACTCTCCGCCAAGCTCGCCGCCTTTAAGGGGCTCTACCTCGACCACAGCCACGAGCATCACACACACTAA
- the murQ gene encoding N-acetylmuramic acid 6-phosphate etherase has protein sequence MNHLKTDINSSGTEASEALYLSIDGGGSKTEAVAFRANGQVVAHVLLNRSLNPNGAEVAALQVLQQVYDELHAHISMDSVAGIFVGLAGGSNPEITARFESLVTRVFHCSQRVQVMHDALGALWSGGVEMPALVLIAGTGTVVYGMDAQGRELRVGGWGYLIGDAGGGYDIGRRALQAVMAAHDGVGEATSLTERVFQLCGVESAPDLIPQVYREGKKCISRLAPLVCVAASEGDPVAIQIVSDVAAALAQLLGDAYSIVSKGATASGPISVVLVGGMWRSPEIRRAFKAQLLDQDLDDAVNCIFPKLPPVYGGARFLMRQLGRQDEVAFGLRFEQTFIESTRLTEVDSSAQSVSKSVPNAAPPGLNLAILGTEAGDPALNELDTMDSLEIVQLIAKSNQQAVIAVSMAAESIAAAIEGIFPRLVAGGRLFYVGAGTSGRLGVLDASECPPTFGVPFETVQGVIAGGDSALMYPAEGAEDDAAQGGRDLLLRGLTDRDVVVAIAASGRTPYCIGALQVARKVGALTVSLSCNQAAALSDWAEFPIEVATGAEIIAGSTRMKAGTAQKIVLNMLTTTVMIRMGKVYAGHMVDMIASNQKLKLRARRIVMQAGALNSEAAATQLLEQAEGNMKVAIVMARTGIDAKCAQQLLATHGGYVRPAIQAQRVR, from the coding sequence ATGAATCATTTAAAAACAGATATAAATTCGTCCGGAACTGAAGCATCGGAGGCGCTTTATCTTTCGATCGATGGTGGTGGTAGTAAGACTGAGGCCGTCGCATTCCGAGCGAATGGGCAAGTGGTGGCGCACGTTTTGTTGAATCGTTCGCTCAACCCAAACGGGGCGGAGGTGGCTGCGCTGCAGGTTTTACAACAGGTTTATGATGAGTTACATGCTCACATTTCTATGGACTCTGTGGCTGGGATTTTCGTGGGGCTGGCCGGGGGATCGAATCCAGAAATCACGGCTCGATTTGAGTCGCTGGTCACGAGGGTTTTTCACTGCTCGCAGCGTGTGCAGGTCATGCACGATGCGCTTGGAGCGCTTTGGAGTGGAGGCGTTGAAATGCCTGCTTTGGTATTAATCGCAGGCACCGGCACAGTTGTTTACGGTATGGATGCTCAAGGGCGAGAATTGAGAGTCGGCGGTTGGGGATACCTGATTGGTGATGCGGGCGGGGGCTATGATATAGGTCGACGTGCTTTGCAAGCGGTGATGGCTGCCCATGATGGTGTTGGGGAGGCGACGAGTCTGACGGAACGGGTTTTCCAATTATGCGGTGTAGAGTCGGCTCCTGACTTAATTCCACAGGTCTATCGCGAAGGTAAAAAATGTATCTCTAGATTGGCGCCACTGGTCTGTGTGGCAGCGAGTGAAGGAGATCCTGTTGCGATTCAAATTGTTTCTGATGTTGCCGCGGCCCTTGCGCAGTTGCTGGGTGATGCCTATTCGATTGTATCTAAAGGAGCCACAGCAAGTGGGCCGATCTCAGTGGTTCTGGTCGGCGGAATGTGGCGTTCGCCTGAGATTCGCCGAGCATTTAAGGCGCAGTTGTTGGATCAGGATTTAGACGATGCAGTGAATTGCATTTTCCCAAAGCTTCCGCCGGTTTATGGCGGAGCCCGTTTTTTGATGCGTCAATTGGGACGGCAGGACGAAGTTGCATTCGGGCTTCGTTTTGAGCAGACCTTTATCGAATCGACACGATTGACAGAGGTCGACAGCAGCGCGCAGTCTGTATCCAAGTCAGTGCCAAACGCAGCACCACCAGGATTGAATCTTGCAATTCTTGGCACCGAGGCGGGGGACCCGGCGTTGAATGAGTTGGATACCATGGATTCGTTGGAAATCGTTCAATTGATAGCCAAGTCCAATCAGCAAGCTGTCATTGCGGTTTCTATGGCGGCCGAGAGTATCGCTGCGGCGATTGAAGGAATCTTTCCGCGTTTAGTTGCGGGGGGGCGTCTCTTTTATGTTGGTGCTGGTACGAGTGGACGGCTCGGGGTGTTAGATGCTTCCGAGTGTCCGCCAACATTCGGTGTGCCGTTTGAGACAGTGCAAGGCGTGATCGCCGGGGGAGACTCTGCGCTCATGTATCCGGCGGAGGGGGCTGAAGATGATGCTGCTCAAGGAGGACGCGATCTACTGCTTCGAGGATTAACCGACCGGGATGTCGTCGTGGCGATTGCTGCGAGTGGACGTACTCCCTATTGTATCGGAGCGCTTCAGGTGGCCCGAAAAGTGGGGGCATTGACTGTCTCATTGTCCTGTAATCAAGCAGCTGCTTTGAGTGATTGGGCAGAGTTTCCCATCGAGGTGGCTACCGGTGCCGAGATTATTGCTGGCTCGACCCGAATGAAAGCCGGGACGGCACAAAAGATTGTTCTCAATATGCTCACAACCACAGTTATGATTCGAATGGGAAAGGTGTATGCAGGCCACATGGTGGATATGATTGCCTCGAATCAGAAACTTAAATTACGCGCGCGACGCATCGTGATGCAAGCTGGTGCTTTGAATAGTGAGGCTGCGGCGACACAACTTTTGGAGCAGGCGGAAGGGAATATGAAAGTCGCCATCGTGATGGCGCGTACTGGCATCGATGCCAAATGCGCACAGCAACTACTTGCGACGCATGGTGGCTATGTGCGCCCAGCGATTCAAGCGCAGCGTGTGCGGTGA
- the rpoN gene encoding RNA polymerase factor sigma-54, with protein sequence MSSQGFQQVQKQTQSLVLAPQLRNSLKILQAPAVELRTSILEELQANPLLEELPIDSISVEEHRESNNENEREADEELDFNAEDFSALEKMSEEMREHYSQENNAQSHTSEDDERRDFFLNSLTENVSLQQHLIGQAELTDCSEQELEALLYLIGSLDDNGYLTETISNIALTTRIPYGTVTSAAATLKTFDPPGIGTENLEDCLATQLELRGRGDSLAAKILREHFDLLVRRRVPELKRKTGANPEDIQDAIEEISTLEPAPGKRFSPDSNSVIQPDVTVYQDEYDEWQVVLNSDYIPRLRISNTYKEMLAKGTLSKQEKEFMLERMRSGKFLINSIEQRQQTIERITREILKFQNEFFEVGVSKLRPLTMNTIAETVGVHETTVSRAIANKYIRTPHGVFAFKYFFTPGYKAGNGESVSNKTIKDMISQIIEEESPAKPFSDQKIVDKLKAKDIKIARRTVAKYREELGILPTNLRRRYD encoded by the coding sequence ATGAGTTCACAGGGGTTTCAACAAGTACAGAAGCAAACGCAATCACTCGTCTTAGCGCCACAACTGCGCAATTCGTTGAAGATTCTGCAGGCACCCGCTGTCGAGCTACGCACTTCGATTCTGGAAGAGCTACAAGCCAACCCGCTACTTGAAGAACTACCGATCGACAGCATTAGTGTCGAAGAACATCGAGAGTCAAATAACGAAAACGAACGTGAAGCCGATGAAGAACTCGACTTCAACGCAGAGGATTTCAGCGCCCTCGAAAAAATGAGCGAGGAAATGCGCGAGCATTATTCTCAGGAAAACAACGCCCAATCCCACACTTCAGAAGACGACGAGCGACGCGATTTTTTCTTAAATTCGTTGACCGAAAACGTTTCACTCCAACAGCACTTAATTGGCCAAGCCGAGCTCACGGACTGCAGCGAGCAAGAACTCGAAGCGCTACTCTATCTGATCGGCAGCTTGGATGACAATGGCTACCTAACCGAAACCATTTCAAATATCGCGCTCACGACACGTATCCCCTACGGCACAGTAACCAGCGCAGCTGCCACCCTCAAAACCTTCGACCCACCCGGCATCGGAACCGAAAACCTGGAAGACTGCCTCGCCACTCAACTCGAACTACGCGGCCGTGGTGACTCATTGGCAGCGAAAATTCTACGCGAACATTTCGACCTCCTGGTTCGCCGTCGCGTGCCAGAGCTCAAGCGCAAGACCGGCGCCAATCCCGAAGACATTCAAGATGCGATCGAAGAGATCTCGACACTTGAACCCGCCCCGGGCAAACGCTTCAGTCCCGATAGCAACAGCGTCATTCAGCCCGACGTAACCGTCTACCAAGACGAATACGACGAATGGCAAGTCGTCCTCAATAGCGACTACATCCCACGTCTGCGCATTAGCAATACCTACAAGGAAATGCTAGCCAAAGGCACGCTCAGCAAACAGGAAAAAGAATTCATGCTCGAACGTATGCGCTCCGGCAAGTTCCTGATCAATTCAATCGAACAACGCCAGCAAACCATCGAACGCATCACCCGTGAAATACTCAAATTTCAAAACGAGTTTTTCGAGGTCGGCGTCTCTAAATTGCGCCCACTCACAATGAACACAATCGCGGAAACCGTGGGCGTACACGAAACCACCGTGAGTCGCGCCATCGCGAATAAATACATTCGCACGCCCCACGGCGTCTTCGCTTTCAAATATTTCTTCACTCCTGGCTACAAGGCTGGCAACGGCGAATCTGTCTCCAATAAGACCATTAAAGATATGATCAGCCAAATCATCGAAGAAGAAAGCCCGGCCAAACCTTTCAGCGACCAAAAGATCGTAGATAAGCTCAAAGCCAAAGACATTAAAATCGCCCGCCGCACCGTCGCTAAATACCGAGAGGAACTCGGCATTTTACCCACCAATTTGCGCCGCCGCTACGACTAA
- a CDS encoding ABC transporter substrate-binding protein, giving the protein MRHYLYKAILLLGLILGMASAPVSAEEAQRAKLQGTIDAALDVIYADCCASLSDEAKQAKVRQVIEASYDLDVIIRRAIGRNWNLMTAGEQAQVLDLIKQLVLKAYVKGLNGKKRPKVTLGEVTSTSSTRMEIQSTIVLDDKTLYVLYRLREMDSGWQIYDIVAENVSVVSNYREQLDDHFRKGSGAELITRLKELLQKDEINEDTKI; this is encoded by the coding sequence ATGCGACATTATTTATATAAGGCAATTTTACTGCTGGGTCTGATTTTGGGAATGGCGAGCGCGCCTGTCTCGGCTGAAGAAGCGCAGCGTGCCAAGCTACAAGGGACCATTGATGCGGCGCTGGATGTGATTTATGCGGACTGTTGTGCGAGTCTATCTGACGAAGCGAAACAGGCCAAAGTGCGTCAAGTGATTGAGGCGAGTTATGATCTGGATGTGATCATCCGGCGCGCGATCGGCCGTAATTGGAATTTGATGACTGCGGGCGAGCAAGCTCAGGTTCTGGATTTGATTAAGCAGTTGGTGCTTAAGGCTTATGTTAAAGGTTTAAATGGTAAAAAACGGCCTAAAGTGACCTTGGGAGAGGTTACTTCGACCTCGTCGACGCGGATGGAGATTCAGTCGACGATCGTATTGGATGATAAGACTTTATATGTGCTTTACCGTCTGCGTGAAATGGACTCCGGTTGGCAGATTTACGACATTGTCGCAGAGAACGTGAGCGTTGTTTCGAATTATCGGGAGCAATTAGATGATCATTTCCGTAAGGGCAGCGGCGCAGAACTGATTACTCGACTTAAAGAACTACTCCAAAAAGATGAGATCAATGAAGACACCAAAATCTAA
- a CDS encoding serine/threonine-protein kinase → MSHIKHIFNELHFKLVRVIAEGGMGIVYEAEQKGAGKFVKRVAVKLIREEYSKIEEFRSNFVGEARLVADLIHTNIVQTYHLGEISGQYFMTMEYVDGITLEDFIVRHRETNQLVPTDLAAFIVSRICRGLSHAHQRCDKSGRNLGIVHRDVNPRNIMLAREGDVKLTDFGIAKAFDLMYNEEGEVIAGKDEYLSPEQARREITDARADLFSCAILLSELLLGENIFEANREEATRKNILELSIPDFTELRSEIDPRLDDILQRAFKRDREKRYQSAQAMLTALEMFLYGDGYGPTNEKLAAYMLDLFNEDGETASERWKTGTTPGLEQNESD, encoded by the coding sequence GTGAGTCACATTAAACACATATTCAATGAGCTACATTTCAAACTCGTGCGAGTCATCGCCGAAGGCGGTATGGGCATTGTCTATGAAGCAGAACAAAAAGGTGCGGGCAAGTTTGTAAAGCGCGTCGCGGTCAAATTAATCCGCGAAGAATACTCAAAAATTGAAGAATTTCGCAGCAATTTTGTAGGTGAAGCTCGCCTGGTGGCAGACTTGATCCACACCAACATCGTACAAACCTACCATTTAGGCGAAATCAGTGGCCAATACTTCATGACGATGGAGTACGTCGACGGGATCACACTCGAAGACTTTATCGTACGCCATCGCGAAACCAATCAGTTGGTCCCGACGGACCTGGCTGCTTTTATTGTTTCTCGCATCTGCCGCGGACTTTCACACGCCCATCAACGCTGCGATAAATCAGGCCGAAACCTCGGGATCGTGCATCGCGACGTCAATCCGCGCAACATCATGCTGGCACGTGAAGGCGACGTCAAGCTAACCGACTTTGGAATCGCCAAAGCTTTCGATTTGATGTACAATGAAGAAGGCGAAGTCATTGCTGGTAAGGATGAATATCTCTCGCCCGAACAAGCTCGCCGCGAGATTACCGACGCACGCGCCGATCTATTTAGCTGCGCCATTCTCCTCTCCGAACTTCTACTAGGAGAGAATATTTTTGAGGCCAATCGCGAGGAAGCCACCCGCAAGAATATACTGGAGCTCAGCATTCCCGATTTCACGGAATTACGCAGCGAGATCGACCCACGCTTGGATGATATTCTCCAGCGCGCCTTTAAGCGCGACCGCGAGAAGCGCTACCAAAGCGCCCAAGCAATGCTCACAGCCTTAGAAATGTTTTTATACGGCGACGGCTACGGCCCCACAAACGAAAAGCTGGCCGCCTACATGCTAGACCTCTTCAATGAGGATGGCGAAACCGCATCAGAGAGATGGAAAACAGGCACGACCCCCGGCCTAGAACAAAACGAATCTGATTAA
- a CDS encoding HU family DNA-binding protein — translation MSKIELVEALQKELGLESKAEATRTLDAVGAVYLKVLKKAAKAVKKPKKGEAAVKPSVVAPLPGVGNFYLGASAPRKGRNPLDGSSVNVKAKKKISFKASPSIAAKL, via the coding sequence ATGTCAAAGATTGAACTTGTCGAAGCGCTCCAGAAGGAGCTTGGTCTAGAAAGTAAAGCGGAGGCAACACGCACATTGGATGCCGTCGGAGCGGTATACCTGAAGGTGCTCAAAAAGGCCGCTAAAGCCGTGAAAAAACCTAAGAAGGGCGAAGCCGCTGTGAAGCCATCGGTAGTGGCTCCATTGCCAGGAGTGGGTAATTTTTACTTGGGTGCCTCTGCGCCTCGTAAAGGGCGTAATCCACTGGATGGATCTTCGGTCAATGTGAAAGCTAAGAAGAAGATCTCTTTCAAGGCGTCGCCATCAATTGCAGCTAAACTTTAA
- a CDS encoding SDR family oxidoreductase: MQLLFIGGTGNISAASVRLALQQGHTVTLLNRGTRSLADYDIHGAESIITDINDEAATRAALGKRSFDVVANFIAFKPSDILRDIRLFSGRCAQYIFISSASAYQKPLAQPIITESTPLKNPYWDYSRDKIACENACTTAYRESDFPITIVRPSLTYETVIPTAIGGWNDYTIVERMRQRRPVVVHGDGNNLWTITHATDFAKGFVGLLGNQQALGEAFHITSDELLTWNQIYDAVGIAAGTGPVEKIHIPSSFIAKLEPRMEGSLLGDKAVSTLFDNTKIKRVVPGFQATTSFQTGIRRTLEWFEEQPERMQTNQACHDRLDKIIAAYQPTFDALKPI, encoded by the coding sequence ATGCAATTACTATTCATCGGAGGCACAGGAAACATCAGCGCAGCCAGCGTCCGTCTGGCCTTGCAACAGGGGCACACAGTGACCCTACTCAATCGTGGCACACGTTCACTTGCCGACTATGACATCCATGGTGCCGAATCGATCATAACAGATATTAATGACGAAGCCGCCACGCGCGCCGCACTCGGCAAGCGCAGCTTTGATGTGGTCGCCAATTTCATCGCGTTCAAACCATCTGATATCCTGCGCGACATCCGACTATTTTCAGGGCGCTGTGCACAGTACATTTTCATCAGCTCCGCCAGCGCCTATCAAAAGCCACTGGCTCAACCGATCATCACCGAATCGACACCACTCAAGAACCCGTACTGGGATTACTCTCGGGATAAAATTGCCTGCGAAAATGCCTGCACAACCGCCTACCGTGAGAGCGACTTCCCCATTACCATAGTCCGCCCTTCTCTCACCTACGAAACCGTGATTCCCACTGCCATTGGCGGGTGGAATGATTACACGATCGTCGAACGCATGCGTCAACGACGTCCTGTTGTCGTGCATGGAGATGGCAACAATTTATGGACAATCACCCACGCCACTGATTTCGCCAAAGGCTTCGTTGGCCTACTCGGCAACCAACAGGCGCTTGGTGAAGCCTTCCATATTACCTCGGACGAATTACTGACTTGGAACCAAATCTACGACGCAGTGGGGATTGCCGCAGGAACTGGTCCGGTCGAAAAGATACATATTCCCTCCAGTTTTATCGCCAAACTAGAGCCGCGCATGGAGGGCAGCCTACTCGGCGACAAAGCTGTCAGCACTCTCTTTGATAACACAAAAATCAAACGTGTAGTGCCTGGCTTTCAAGCCACCACCTCCTTCCAAACCGGCATCCGACGCACCCTCGAGTGGTTCGAAGAGCAACCAGAACGCATGCAAACCAATCAAGCCTGCCACGATCGACTCGACAAAATCATCGCGGCCTACCAGCCGACATTCGACGCTCTAAAGCCAATCTAA
- a CDS encoding VacJ family lipoprotein translates to MKTPKSKSCLVGATLLGLVCVHTLSAQGKLSDEDFYNEDVTTSSSIYDPLEAVNRYTFEFNDFVYMNVLQPVVDGYTAITPDPIERGASNFFDNLKYPVRLAGNLLQGRLKGAWVETGRFAINSTMGIGGIMTPADSVNGFEPIKPEDVGQALGAWGIAEGPYLVLPLLGPSNLRDLGGLIGDRSVNPLKEPFSLIDDWNWEWRLALSGTEFIAKSPEIMQRYKQFKGSAIDPYSSMKNGYTQYRRGVIAE, encoded by the coding sequence ATGAAGACACCAAAATCTAAATCCTGCTTGGTTGGGGCTACATTGCTAGGCCTGGTATGTGTGCACACGCTCTCGGCACAGGGCAAGTTGTCTGACGAAGACTTCTACAATGAAGATGTCACCACGAGCTCCAGTATCTATGATCCACTGGAGGCGGTGAATCGTTACACCTTCGAGTTTAATGACTTCGTTTACATGAATGTGCTGCAGCCGGTGGTGGATGGCTACACTGCGATCACACCCGATCCGATTGAGCGGGGGGCGAGCAATTTTTTCGATAATTTAAAGTATCCGGTGCGTCTGGCGGGCAACTTACTGCAGGGCCGATTGAAGGGTGCTTGGGTGGAAACCGGGCGTTTTGCGATTAATTCCACCATGGGGATCGGGGGGATTATGACACCCGCAGATTCAGTGAACGGCTTTGAGCCGATCAAGCCCGAGGATGTGGGGCAAGCTTTGGGCGCATGGGGCATCGCTGAAGGGCCATACTTGGTCTTGCCTTTGCTGGGGCCTTCGAACTTGCGTGACCTAGGTGGTTTGATTGGTGACCGTTCAGTCAATCCTTTGAAGGAGCCCTTCAGCTTGATTGACGATTGGAACTGGGAGTGGCGTTTAGCGCTTTCGGGCACCGAGTTTATTGCGAAGAGTCCTGAGATTATGCAGCGTTACAAGCAATTTAAGGGCAGTGCCATTGACCCATATAGTTCGATGAAGAATGGCTACACCCAGTATCGCCGTGGGGTGATCGCAGAGTAG
- the hemW gene encoding radical SAM family heme chaperone HemW: MIPSQTAQAIGIYCHVPFCASTCDFCAFYQEKPRRGDLDRYLAAMELEFAQLPQDRAVDTIFWGGGTPGLLAAKDLERLGRSLLERLGQPPVEWTIEMAPSTVKADKLEVLRDLGVTRISMGVQSFDPKLLESLGRLHNPKQIYTAWERVQAAGFAQANLDLMFAIPNQSIEQWEADIREAARLGPSHLSTYCLTFEEDTALYVKLSQGKVSIDEDKELRFYERGWELLAELGYQQYEISNFAQQGAECLHNMNTWRMHEWVGCGPSAASQYGGERYQRPANLDEWCRAMESRQWPKNERVELDHDLLMADAVIFGLRMNQGVDLQLISERFDHASNRLDLEAKLKSFEGEGLLRSQGSHYALTHRGRLVCDAIGSALLEV; this comes from the coding sequence ATGATTCCCAGTCAAACTGCGCAAGCTATCGGCATTTACTGCCATGTGCCTTTTTGTGCCTCGACTTGTGATTTTTGTGCATTTTACCAAGAGAAGCCACGTCGTGGGGATTTGGATCGTTACCTTGCAGCAATGGAGCTGGAGTTTGCGCAGCTGCCTCAGGATCGTGCAGTTGATACGATATTTTGGGGCGGTGGCACGCCAGGCTTATTGGCGGCTAAAGATCTGGAGCGGCTCGGACGCTCCCTATTAGAGCGTCTGGGACAGCCGCCTGTAGAGTGGACAATTGAAATGGCTCCATCGACGGTGAAGGCGGATAAGCTGGAGGTGCTGCGTGATCTCGGGGTGACGCGCATTTCGATGGGCGTGCAAAGCTTTGACCCCAAGTTGCTCGAATCGTTGGGACGTCTGCACAATCCAAAGCAAATTTACACAGCCTGGGAGCGCGTGCAGGCCGCAGGGTTTGCGCAGGCAAATCTTGATCTGATGTTTGCGATTCCGAATCAGAGTATTGAGCAATGGGAGGCGGACATACGCGAAGCAGCTCGACTTGGCCCTTCACATCTTTCCACCTATTGCCTGACTTTCGAGGAGGATACCGCTCTCTATGTGAAACTTTCGCAGGGCAAGGTATCAATCGATGAGGATAAAGAGCTGCGCTTCTATGAGCGTGGGTGGGAGTTGCTAGCTGAGCTTGGTTACCAGCAGTATGAGATCTCTAATTTTGCACAGCAGGGCGCGGAGTGTCTCCATAATATGAATACGTGGCGCATGCACGAGTGGGTCGGCTGTGGTCCTTCGGCGGCTAGTCAATATGGGGGAGAGCGCTATCAACGTCCGGCCAATCTTGATGAGTGGTGTCGTGCTATGGAGTCCAGGCAGTGGCCGAAAAATGAGCGTGTCGAGCTCGATCACGATCTGCTGATGGCCGATGCGGTTATCTTTGGTCTACGCATGAATCAAGGTGTCGATTTGCAGCTGATTAGTGAGCGATTTGATCATGCGAGCAATCGTTTGGACTTGGAAGCGAAACTGAAGTCTTTCGAAGGTGAAGGGCTGTTACGGTCGCAGGGCAGTCATTATGCTCTGACTCACCGTGGGCGTCTTGTCTGTGATGCCATTGGTAGTGCCTTGCTGGAAGTGTAG